The Qipengyuania oceanensis genome includes the window CAGTATCGCGAAATGGCTGCTTTCGCGCAGTTCGGCTCGGACCTCGATGCCGCCACGCAGAAGCTGCTCAACCGCGGTGCGCGCCTGACCGAGCTGCTCAAGCAGCCGCAGTTCTCGCCGATGCCGGTCGAAGAGCAGGTCGTCTCGATCTTCGCGGGCACCAATGGCTTCCTCGATGCCGTCGCGGTCGACCGCGTGACCGAATACGAAGCCGAAATGCTCTCGTTCATGCGTGCCGAACACGCCGATGTGCTCGCGGAAATCCGTGACACCGGCAAGTTCGAGGACAGCACGCGGGACAAGGTCGTCTCGGCGCTTGATTCCTTCGCCAAGAAGTTCGCCTGAGCCCTTCGAAGACTAGCTAGGGAGCCGTCATGGCCTCGCTGAAAGAACTCAAGGGCCGGATCAACTCGGTCAAGTCGACCCAGAAGATCACCAAGGCCAAGCAGATGGTCGCGGCAGCCAAGCTGCGCCGTGCGCAGGCGGCGGCGGAAGCCGCTCGCCCCTATGCGGAGCGGCTGACCTCGGTCATGGCATCGCTCGCCGGCAAGGTTTCGGGCGATAGCGCCCCGCGGCTGCTGGCCGGCAATGGCAAGGACCAGCGTCACCTGCTGGTCGTCGTCAACACCGACAAGGGCCTGTGCGGCGGTCTCAACTCGAACATCGTCAAGGAAGCCAAGACCCAGGCGCGCAAGCTGATCGCCGAAGGCAAGAACGTGCAGTTCTACCTCGTCGGCAAGAAGGGCCGTGCGCCGATCAAGCGCGACTATGCCGAGAAGATCGACACCTGGTTCGATACCTCCAACGTCCGCCAGCCGGGCTTCGAGGAAGCGGACGAAATCGCCAGCGAACTGATCGCGAAGTTCGAGAACGACGAGTTCGACGTCGCGCATCTCATCTTCCCGGTCTTCAAGTCGGCGCTGGCGCAGGACCCGACCACGGTCCAGCTGATCCCGGTCCCGGCATCGGACAGCACCGAAACGTCGGAAGCCGCGGTCGAATACGAGCCGGACGAGGAAGAAATCCTTGCCGAGCTGCTGCCGCGCTTCATCAAGACGCAGCTGTTCGGCGCGCTGCTCGAGCGCGAGGCTTCCGAACAGGGCGCGTCGATGACCGCCATGGACAATGCCACGCGTAACGCCGGCGACCTGATCAACAAGCTGACGATCCAGTACAACCGCAGCCGCCAGGCCGCGATCACGACCGAACTGATCGAAATCATCGCGGGCGCCGAAGCGCTGTAGGCGCGCCGCATGGCCGGCAACCGCATACGAAAAGGGCGCTCCGCCGGTTGGTGGGGCGCCCTTTTGCTTTGCGGCATGATGCTTGCTCTGATCGCGGGCGAGGTCGCCGCGCGGCTGGCAGGTGTCGGCGATTTTCCGCTCTACCTCGCCGACGAAGAGGTCGGCTACATACCTGCGCCGAGCCAGCAGGGCGCATTCCTCGGGCGCAATAGCTGGGCATTCAACGAACACTCGATGGGCGTGAGCGAAAGCTATGCGCCGCAGCCCGAAGACATCATGCTGGTAGGCGATTCGCTGGTGCTCGGCGGGAACATCATCGACCAGCCGGACAAGCTCGGGCCAAGGCTCGAAGCGGCAACGAATTGCGACGTCTGGCCGCTGTCCGCCGGAAGCTGGGGCCTGCGAAACGAACTGGCCGCGCTGCGCCGCGACCCCTCGCTGTCCATCCCGCAGACGCTGGTGCTGGTTCTGAACAGCGCAGATTTTGCCGCGCCATCGCGGTGGAGGAGCGAGCTCACCCATCCGCGCAGCAAGCCCGTGTCCGTGCTGGCCTATGCGATCCGCAAGCGCTTCTTTTCGCCGGGAGAACCAGCACCACCGCAGCAAGACCCTCGCTGGCGCGCGGAACTGGACGGATTCCTGCAAGCATATCCCGGCCGCGTCATCGCGGTCGCCTATCCCGCGCTGGACGAACTGGACCGCAGCAGCAGCCCCATCCCCGCTCTGCCCGCACGCATTGCGGTGATAGACCCGCGCACATCGCCCGGATGGGACCCGGCAGACTATGCCGATTCGATCCATCCAACGGCTTCCGCGAACGCGGAACTGGCCGCCATGATCGCGTCGGCGACCGGGCAATGCGCGGCTTGACCGCAGTGCAGCAAATATCGGCCAGATTTCGGCGTGTAGGCAGTGGACTTTGCACCCCGTTCTGCCTAAGGCGCGCGCATCCACGATTCACTCCGCGGCAATCGGACTTTTTCGGCCCCGCACGGGCCAGGGAAAGATCGGCAGCCTCGGCCCACACCGATCCGAACGTTTCGATCGAATAGGAAGACCATATGGCCACCGCCCCCGTCCTCAACCAGACCACGAACGGCACTATCAGCCAGGTCATCGGCGCAGTCGTCGACGTGACCTTCGAAGGCGAACTGCCGGCAATTCTCACCGCGCTCGAGACCAAGAACGGCGACAACACGCTGGTTCTCGAAGTCGCGCAGCACCTCGGCGAGAACACGGTCCGCACCATCGCGATGGACGGAACCGACGGCCTGACCCGTGGCCAGGAAGTCGTGAACACCGGTTCGCAGATCTCGGTCCCCGTCGGTCCGAAGACTCTCGGCCGCATCATGAACGTCGTCGGCCAGCCGATCGACGAGCGCGGCCCGATCGGCGCCGAGCAGTCGGCCCCGATCCACGCCGAAGCCCCGCTGTTCGTCGACCAGTCGACCGAAGCCAGCATCCTCGTAACCGGCATCAAGGTCATCGACCTGCTCGCCCCTTACGCGAAGGGCGGCAAGATCGGCCTGTTCGGCGGCGCCGGCGTGGGAAAGACCGTGCTGATCCAGGAACTGATCAACAACATCGCCAAGGGCCACGGCGGCGTTTCCGTCTTCGCGGGCGTCGGCGAGCGTACCCGCGAGGGTAACGACCTCTACCACGAATTCCTCGACGCCGGCGTCATCGCCAAGGACGCCGACGGCAACGCGACCTCGGAAGGCTCCAAGGTTGCGCTCGTGTTCGGCCAGATGAACGAGCCGCCGGGCGCGCGTGCCCGCGTCGCTCTGTCGGGCCTGACGATGGCCGAATACTTCCGCGACCAGGAAGGCCAGGACGTGCTGTTCTTCGTCGACAACATCTTCCGCTTCACCCAGGCGGGTTCGGAAGTGTCGGCGCTGCTCGGCCGTATTCCTTCGGCCGTGGGCTACCAGCCGACCCTGTCGACCGACATGGGCAACCTGCAGGAACGCATCACCTCGACCACCAAGGGTTCGATCACCTCGGTCCAGGCCATCTACGTTCCCGCCGACGACCTTACCGACCCGGCTCCGGCAACCTCGTTCGCCCACCTCGATGCGACGACCACGCTGAGCCGCGCGATTTCCGAACTCGGCATCTATCCCGCGGTCGACCCGCTCGATTCGACCAGCCGCGTTCTCGAACCGCGCGTCGTCGGTGAAGAGCACTACAATACGGCTCGCCGCGTCCAGGAAACGCTGCAGAAGTACAAGAGCCTGCAGGACATCATCGCCATTCTCGGCATGGACGAACTTTCCGAAGAAGATAAGCTGACCGTCGCCCGCGCGCGCAAGATCCAGCGCTTCCTCTCGCAGCCGTTCCACGTGGCCGAGGTGTTCACCAACATTCCGGGCAAGTTCGTCCAGCTCGAAGACACGGTGAAGTCGTTCAAGGCCGTCGTCGACGGTGAATACGACCACTTGCCGGAAAGCGCCTTCTACATGGTCGGCGGCATCGACGAAGCAGTCGAGAAGGCCAAGAAGCTGGCCGAGGACGCGTAAGCCAGATGGCCCTTCACTTCGAACTCGTCACGCCTGAAAAGCTGGTCCGCTCGGACGACGTCTACATGGTCGTCGTCCCGGGTTCGGAAGGCGATTTCGGCGTGCTCGAAGGTCACGCGCCGGTCATGAGCACGATCCGCGACGGCGCGCTCAAGGTCTATGCCAAGGACGGTGCCGAGCCCGAGGAGATCGAGGTTCGCGGCGGCTTCGCGGAAGTCGGCGAAAACGGCCTGACCGTGCTGGCGGAACGCGTCGAAGGCTGAACCTCGCTCCCATCGCAAAGATAACACCAAAGGGCGGCCTCGCGGGGCCGCCCTTTCTCGTCGTGCCGAGGTTTCGACGAACGGGTCACGCAAACCGCTCGAGTTGCTTGAAGTTTCGTCCGCATCCGCCAAGTAGGAGGCGCAGATCAACACGGGACGCCCATCGATGAAAACCCTTCTCGCGCAGTCGAGCGCGCTGACGCTGGCCATTGCCGCCCTCGCCCCCCTTCCGCTCATGGCCCAGACCGCCAGCACAGACACCACCGGAGAGAACATGTTCGAAGCCGAAAACGACCCCTACATCTGGCTGGAAGAAGCGCGCGACGAAAAGGCGCTTGCCTGGGTCGAGGACGAGAACAACCGGACGCTCGCCGCGCTGGCTACCGATCCGCGGTTCGATGAATTGCAGGCCGAAGCGCTGGCGATCCTCGATGCGCAGGACCGGGTCCCCTACGGCTCCTTCTATCCCGACGGGATCTACAATTTCTGGCAGGACGAGACCAATCCCAAGGGTCTCATCCGCCGCACCACCATGGACAGCTATCGCACCGACAATCCGGTATGGGAGACGGTCCTCGACATCGATGCCCTCGCCAAGGCGGAAGGCCGCGAATGGGCCTATTCGGGCCGCACCTGCCTCGAGCCGGAACGCACGCTGTGCCTCTTGTCGCTATCGGACGGCGGCAAGGACGCGACCGTGATGCGCGAATTCGACGGCAAGACCGGCAAGTTCGTCGAGGACGGATTCGATCTTCCCGAAAGCATCGGCAGCGCCAGCTGGGTCGATCGCGACACGCTGCTGGTGACCCGCGATTTCGGCGAAGGCACCATGAGCGAAAGCGGCTATCCGCTGACCACCCGGCTACTGAAGCGCGGTCAGTCGCTGTCCGATGCACCCGAAGTCTTCCGCGGCGAGCCGACCGATCTCGGAGCCGGATCCTACGTGCTGCGCGACAGCGACGGCGTCGAACACGCACGCATCGCCTATCGCTCGATCGATTTCTGGAACAGCGCCAATTTCGTCGAGCATGACGGCAAATGGGTGCAGCTCGACATTCCCAGCAAGGCAGGTCTTGCAGGGATCGTTGGCGACCGGCTGCTGTTCTCGACCGATGTCGACTGGACCGTCGGCGGCATCACTTTCCCCGCCGATTCCATCGTCTCGGTCGACCTCGAAGACTGGAAGCGCGACCCCAACGGCGTCGATTACGAGCTGGTCTGGGCACCGGGCGACCGCCAGACGGCGCAGGGTGTGGCGGTCACGTCCGACGCGCTCTACGTCAGCGTGCTCGACAACGTCCGCGGCCGGGTAATCCGCTACGAACGCGACGGCGGGAAGTGGCGCACCAAGCCGCTCGCACTGCCCGACAACTCGACCATCGGTGTCATTTCCACCGCCGATACCAGCGACGAGCTGATGATCAACGTGACCGGCTTCCTCGAGCCGAGCCAGCTGTTCTACTATGACGGGTCGAGCGACACGCTCGAAGTGCTCAAGACCTCTCCCGCCCGCTTCGATGCGGCCGGAGCGAGCGTCGTCCAGCAAGAAGCGACGAGCAGGGACGGTACGAAGATCCCCTATTTCGTCGTTCTCCCCAAGGGTGGACTCGACAAGGGTCCGTTGCCGGTTCGCATGACCGGATATGGCGGCTTCCAGAACGCCAATACGCCCGGTTATCTCGGTCTCACCGGCAAGCTGTGGCTGGAGCGTGGCGGCGCCTACGTGCTGACCAACCTTCGCGGCGGCGGCGAGTTCGGTCCCTCCTGGCACCAGAACGCGATCCGCGAGAACAAGCAACGCACGTGGGACGATTTCATCGCGGTCGCCGAGGACCTGCAGGCACGCGGGATCACCACGCCCGGCCAACTCGGGATCACCGGCGGTAGCCAGGGCGGCCTGCTCGTCGGCACCGCGATCACCCAGCGGCCCGAACTGTTCAACGCGGCCGTCGTCTGGGTCCCGCTCTTCGACATGCTGCGTTACCCCTACATCGGTCGCGGAGCATCGTGGATCGGCGAATACGGCGATCCGCGCATTGCCGAACAGCGCGCCTGGATCGAGCCCTATTCGCCGTACCAGGCCCTGCTCAACGGCAAGGACTTCCCTTCGCCGTTGTTCATCACCTCGACCGCCGACGACCGCACGCATCCAAGCCATGGGCGCAAGGCCGCCGCGCGGCTCGCGGAGATCGGCCAGCCGTACTACTATTTCGAGGATACGGTCGGCGGCCACTCTGGCGGGGTGGACAACGCCCAGCGCGCCAAGCTCCAGGCGATCGAGTTCACCTACATGATGCAGCGCCTGATGGACAAAGCCGAAAACTGAGCCCTCGGCACCGGTCACGGCGGGCAGCGATCCTTGTCCCGCCGTGGAACATGTGCCAGCAACCCCTGTGCCGGGCTTCACCTGTCATGCGATAGGAGGTGTCCGACCACAGGGGGCCATCTGCCGGGATGCAACGCACTGCTGCCATTGCCGTTCTGCAGCGCGAGCTGCCAATCTACGCGGTCGCGCTCGCATGCATCTTCGCGTTTGCCATCAGCCTCTCGCTGGCTGGGGTCGCGTTCCATCCGTGGAGCTCGGTTCTCTATAACTTCTTCCTCTTTGCCGCGAGCTGGCTGCTGGTAATCGCCGTGCTGTTCGCGGCCCGCCTGTTTCGCGAACGTCCCGAATCGCTCTTTGCCTTCGGGGCGGAGGTCTTCGGACAGAAAGCCTTCTGGCTGCGGCAACTGCGTGCCGTGCCGCTTCTGGCGCTCCTGTCGGTCTTCATGATCTATTTCGGCGGAATGAAGAGCGCGATACCGCTGTTCAACCCTTTCTCCTGGGACCAGACCTTCATCCGCTGGGATGCCGCGCTCGGCTTCGGTTACGACCCGTGGCGTATACTGCATCCCCTCATCGGGTATCCCGTCGTCACCTCCGCGCTTGCGGCCCTCTATCACCTGTGGATCCTGCTGATCTATGCCGGCTCGATCTACCTTGGCGCATACCAGACCGACGAACTCCTGAGGACGCGGTACTTCGTAAGCTATTTCCTGTGCTGGAGCCTCGTCGGCGTAGCCCTCGCGGTCCTGTTCTCGTCGGTCGGCCCGGCGTTCATGCAGCCACTTTTCGGCGACCCACGCTTCGTGCCGCTGATGGATTACCTGCAGCAAGCAGACAAGCAATTCCCGGTCATGGTGCTGACAGTGCAGCAGCAACTGCTGGACTGGCAGGCGGGCGGTGAACTCGGCCTCGGTCGTGGGATATCGGCCATGCCTTCGATGCACATTTCGCTGGCGACGCTTTTCTGGCTCGCCATGCGGAAGATCTCGGCGCGAGCCGGCTGGTTCTTCGGCGTCTTTGCGCTCCTGATCTTCGTCGGGTCGATCCATACCGGCTACCATTACGCGCTCGATGGCATAGTCGCCGCTACGGCGACCCTGGCGATCTGGTGGATCGTCGGCCGGGTCCTGCCTTCAGGACAAAACGGCGAAGTCGCCAGCTGACGAAGCCAGCCGAGCCTCGGCTCTTACCCTACCGGGATCATCACCTCGTTGCGGCGCAGCGGCGGCGGCACCATCGGTGCATCGTAGAACGCGAATTCAGCCGGGCCGGTGGCGGTCAGGCCACGTTCGGCCAGCCATTCGCGCAGAGCATTCTCCTGCTCTGCCAGGTCCTTGTTGCTGCCGTTCCCGGAGAACCTGATCGCAGCGACGCGGCGTGACGGAACCTGGGTCAACGAGATGTCGGCAGGCGGTGTCGGAAGCGTTTCCAAAGTGTACTGGGCCGGCATGACGAAGCGCGTGCGCCAGGTGCCGGTCCCCTTGCCGCCATCCTGGATGACCGGCGCGGTCATTGCGATTTCGACGCTCTGGTCCTGCATGACCGGGCTGGTCATGGCGATTTTCTCTCCTGGCCGGTCCTGGGCAAAGATGTAGGCCGCGAGGCGACGAAACCCTGCGTTGAGCGCCGGTTCGCGGTCGCCCGTATGCGTGACCTCGGCAACGATCATCGGCGCGTATTGGCGCAGTTCGATATCGCCGCTTTTCTCGACCAGCCGATAGGGCGGCTCGTCGACGGCTTGCCGGTAGTAGGCGAAAGCTGCGGTCGCCCCCGCGGCGAGCACGCCGATACCGATCGCTGCGCCTTTCCAGAATTTCATGCAAACACGCTCCTTGGTCCAGCACCATCAACGCGCCGCTGCACAAGGTGTTTCCGATTATCGCGGTCGCCGCGTCGGTGCGTGGAAATCGGGCGGCTTGTCCGAGACCCAGCGCACGAAGCTCGCCAGTGCCTCGTTTGCGAACAGGCCTTCGCGCTCGTTCCCGATGCGGGAGAGCTTGGCATTGGTGAAGTTTGCGTGGATCGCGCGGTGGCAAATGGGGTGGACCGGCACGGTCTCCCGCCCCTTTTTCGCCTTGGGAACCGTGTGGTGCTGCTGCACCTTGCGGCCCAGCGGGCGAAGGCACAGCCAGCAGGAAGGCGGCTGCTCGCTCAACTCTTCTTCGCGGCCGCTTTCTTCTTCTTCATCGCGTCGTGGAAGCGGTCTGCCCAGCCCGGTTTCACGATCTGCTCGCCCCGGACCATCCGCAAGTCGCCGTCGTCGACATCGCGGCTTACCGCGCTGCCTGCCGCCACGATGGCATCGCGGCCGATCGTCACCGGCGCGATCAGCGCGCTGTTCGAACCGATGAAGGCATTTTCGCCGATGACCGTCTTGTACTTGAAATAGCCGTCGTAATTGCAGGTGATCGTGCCCGCGCCGATGTTGGCGCCCGCGCCGACCTCCGCATCGCCCAGATAGGTCAGGTGGCTCGCCTTCGCGCCTTCGCCGAGCGTCGCCTTCTTCATCTCGACGAAATTGCCGACGAAGCTGTTCTTGCCCATGACCGCTCCGGGCCGCAGGCGCGCATAGGGGCCGACCTGCGCGCCTTCGCCCACGCTCGCACCCTCGAGATGGCTGAATGCCTTGATGTGCGCACCCCTGGCGACGGTCACGCCCGGGCCGAAGACGACGTTCGGCTCGATCGTCACGTCGGCGCTGAGCTCGGTATCCCAGCTGAAGAACACCGTTTCCGGCGCGCGCAGGGTCACGCCTTCGGCCATCCAGTAATCGCGCTGCTCGGCCTGCCACAGTGCCTCGGCGGCGGCGAGTTCGGCGCGCGAATTGATCCCGCGAACCTCGTCCGGCGTGTCGGAGGGGACTGCGGCGCAGGTCTCCCCGTCGGAGATCGCGATGTTGACGATGTCGGGCAGGTAGTATTCGCCCTGCGCGTTGTCGTTGCCGACACGGCGCAGCAGATCGAACATGTCGGCAGCGCTGGCCGCCATCAGGCCCGAATTGCACAGGGTGCAGGCACGCTCCGCCTCGTTCGCGTCCTTGAACTCGACCATTTTCGAGATTCTGCCACCGGCGTCGGCGATCACCCGGCCGTAGGCTCCGGCATCGTCCGGCTCGAAACCGAGCACCACGACCTTGGGCCGGTCCTCGGCATGCAGCCGGTCGAGCATGGCCTGCATGGTTTCGCCCTTCACGAAGGGAACGTCTCCATAGAGGACGAGCACATCGCCCGAAAAGCCTGCCAGCTCGCGCTCGGCCTGCTGCACGGCATGGCCGGTGCCCATCTGCGGCTCCTGCAGGCAGGTCGTCGCGCGGTCGCCCAGCGCCATCTCGAGCTGCTCGCGTCCGGCACCGACGACCACGACGGTCTTCGCGGGCCGAAGCGCCGCAGCGCTCGCGAGGAGATGGTCGATCATCGGACGGCCCGCGATCGGGTGGAGCACCTTGTGCAGGTCGCTCTTCATGCGGGTTCCTTTGCCCGCGGCAAGAACGACGATGGCGAGTTCGCGCGTGGAAGCAGTCATGTCGGCGGCCTTGCCACCAAACGCTTGCCGTTTGAAGCGTCATGCGCCACTTCGCACCGCCATGAGCGATTTTCCCTTTGCCGCCATCGGCTTCGACCTCGACGGAACGCTGCTGGACACCTTTCGCGACCTCGGCGCGGCGGTGAACCATGCATTGGAACTGGGCGGCTTCGACCCCGTGCCGGTCGACAGCAGCAAGGACCTGATCGGCGGCGGGGCGAAGATCATGCTCGCCCGGGCGGTGGATCAGCAGGGCGGCATGCCCGAAGACGAGTTCCGCGCGCTCTATAAGCAAATGCTCGCCTATTACGCGGAGCACAACGCCGACCACACCCGACCCTACCCCGGCGTCGAGCCGATGCTGGACGAGCTCGCGGAGATGGGCGTGACAATGGCGGTGGTGACCAACAAGTTCGAGGAATTTGCGACCCAGGTCCTGACCAAGCTCGGGCTGGCCGACCGCTTCGTCGCGATCATCGGCGGCAACAGCCTCGGGAAAGGCGACGACGGCCGCTACCTCGCCAAGCCCGCGCCCGAACCCGTTCTGCACGCGCAGGAAGTGTGCGGCAGCACGCGCTTCGCCTTCGTCGGCGATTCGAGCTATGACGTGAAGGCGGCTCGCGGCGCAGGCGTGCCGATCGTGGTCGCGGGATACGGCTATTGCGACGGCGATCCCGCAGGGCTCGGCGGTGATGTCGTGATCGATTCGGTTGCGGG containing:
- a CDS encoding F0F1 ATP synthase subunit gamma, giving the protein MASLKELKGRINSVKSTQKITKAKQMVAAAKLRRAQAAAEAARPYAERLTSVMASLAGKVSGDSAPRLLAGNGKDQRHLLVVVNTDKGLCGGLNSNIVKEAKTQARKLIAEGKNVQFYLVGKKGRAPIKRDYAEKIDTWFDTSNVRQPGFEEADEIASELIAKFENDEFDVAHLIFPVFKSALAQDPTTVQLIPVPASDSTETSEAAVEYEPDEEEILAELLPRFIKTQLFGALLEREASEQGASMTAMDNATRNAGDLINKLTIQYNRSRQAAITTELIEIIAGAEAL
- a CDS encoding prolyl oligopeptidase family serine peptidase, producing the protein MKTLLAQSSALTLAIAALAPLPLMAQTASTDTTGENMFEAENDPYIWLEEARDEKALAWVEDENNRTLAALATDPRFDELQAEALAILDAQDRVPYGSFYPDGIYNFWQDETNPKGLIRRTTMDSYRTDNPVWETVLDIDALAKAEGREWAYSGRTCLEPERTLCLLSLSDGGKDATVMREFDGKTGKFVEDGFDLPESIGSASWVDRDTLLVTRDFGEGTMSESGYPLTTRLLKRGQSLSDAPEVFRGEPTDLGAGSYVLRDSDGVEHARIAYRSIDFWNSANFVEHDGKWVQLDIPSKAGLAGIVGDRLLFSTDVDWTVGGITFPADSIVSVDLEDWKRDPNGVDYELVWAPGDRQTAQGVAVTSDALYVSVLDNVRGRVIRYERDGGKWRTKPLALPDNSTIGVISTADTSDELMINVTGFLEPSQLFYYDGSSDTLEVLKTSPARFDAAGASVVQQEATSRDGTKIPYFVVLPKGGLDKGPLPVRMTGYGGFQNANTPGYLGLTGKLWLERGGAYVLTNLRGGGEFGPSWHQNAIRENKQRTWDDFIAVAEDLQARGITTPGQLGITGGSQGGLLVGTAITQRPELFNAAVVWVPLFDMLRYPYIGRGASWIGEYGDPRIAEQRAWIEPYSPYQALLNGKDFPSPLFITSTADDRTHPSHGRKAAARLAEIGQPYYYFEDTVGGHSGGVDNAQRAKLQAIEFTYMMQRLMDKAEN
- a CDS encoding HNH endonuclease → MSEQPPSCWLCLRPLGRKVQQHHTVPKAKKGRETVPVHPICHRAIHANFTNAKLSRIGNEREGLFANEALASFVRWVSDKPPDFHAPTRRPR
- a CDS encoding phosphatase PAP2 family protein; protein product: MQRTAAIAVLQRELPIYAVALACIFAFAISLSLAGVAFHPWSSVLYNFFLFAASWLLVIAVLFAARLFRERPESLFAFGAEVFGQKAFWLRQLRAVPLLALLSVFMIYFGGMKSAIPLFNPFSWDQTFIRWDAALGFGYDPWRILHPLIGYPVVTSALAALYHLWILLIYAGSIYLGAYQTDELLRTRYFVSYFLCWSLVGVALAVLFSSVGPAFMQPLFGDPRFVPLMDYLQQADKQFPVMVLTVQQQLLDWQAGGELGLGRGISAMPSMHISLATLFWLAMRKISARAGWFFGVFALLIFVGSIHTGYHYALDGIVAATATLAIWWIVGRVLPSGQNGEVAS
- a CDS encoding ATP synthase F1 subunit epsilon; this translates as MALHFELVTPEKLVRSDDVYMVVVPGSEGDFGVLEGHAPVMSTIRDGALKVYAKDGAEPEEIEVRGGFAEVGENGLTVLAERVEG
- the glmU gene encoding bifunctional UDP-N-acetylglucosamine diphosphorylase/glucosamine-1-phosphate N-acetyltransferase GlmU, yielding MTASTRELAIVVLAAGKGTRMKSDLHKVLHPIAGRPMIDHLLASAAALRPAKTVVVVGAGREQLEMALGDRATTCLQEPQMGTGHAVQQAERELAGFSGDVLVLYGDVPFVKGETMQAMLDRLHAEDRPKVVVLGFEPDDAGAYGRVIADAGGRISKMVEFKDANEAERACTLCNSGLMAASAADMFDLLRRVGNDNAQGEYYLPDIVNIAISDGETCAAVPSDTPDEVRGINSRAELAAAEALWQAEQRDYWMAEGVTLRAPETVFFSWDTELSADVTIEPNVVFGPGVTVARGAHIKAFSHLEGASVGEGAQVGPYARLRPGAVMGKNSFVGNFVEMKKATLGEGAKASHLTYLGDAEVGAGANIGAGTITCNYDGYFKYKTVIGENAFIGSNSALIAPVTIGRDAIVAAGSAVSRDVDDGDLRMVRGEQIVKPGWADRFHDAMKKKKAAAKKS
- a CDS encoding HAD-IA family hydrolase — encoded protein: MSDFPFAAIGFDLDGTLLDTFRDLGAAVNHALELGGFDPVPVDSSKDLIGGGAKIMLARAVDQQGGMPEDEFRALYKQMLAYYAEHNADHTRPYPGVEPMLDELAEMGVTMAVVTNKFEEFATQVLTKLGLADRFVAIIGGNSLGKGDDGRYLAKPAPEPVLHAQEVCGSTRFAFVGDSSYDVKAARGAGVPIVVAGYGYCDGDPAGLGGDVVIDSVAGLIPALRAL
- a CDS encoding SOUL family heme-binding protein, translated to MKFWKGAAIGIGVLAAGATAAFAYYRQAVDEPPYRLVEKSGDIELRQYAPMIVAEVTHTGDREPALNAGFRRLAAYIFAQDRPGEKIAMTSPVMQDQSVEIAMTAPVIQDGGKGTGTWRTRFVMPAQYTLETLPTPPADISLTQVPSRRVAAIRFSGNGSNKDLAEQENALREWLAERGLTATGPAEFAFYDAPMVPPPLRRNEVMIPVG
- the atpD gene encoding F0F1 ATP synthase subunit beta yields the protein MATAPVLNQTTNGTISQVIGAVVDVTFEGELPAILTALETKNGDNTLVLEVAQHLGENTVRTIAMDGTDGLTRGQEVVNTGSQISVPVGPKTLGRIMNVVGQPIDERGPIGAEQSAPIHAEAPLFVDQSTEASILVTGIKVIDLLAPYAKGGKIGLFGGAGVGKTVLIQELINNIAKGHGGVSVFAGVGERTREGNDLYHEFLDAGVIAKDADGNATSEGSKVALVFGQMNEPPGARARVALSGLTMAEYFRDQEGQDVLFFVDNIFRFTQAGSEVSALLGRIPSAVGYQPTLSTDMGNLQERITSTTKGSITSVQAIYVPADDLTDPAPATSFAHLDATTTLSRAISELGIYPAVDPLDSTSRVLEPRVVGEEHYNTARRVQETLQKYKSLQDIIAILGMDELSEEDKLTVARARKIQRFLSQPFHVAEVFTNIPGKFVQLEDTVKSFKAVVDGEYDHLPESAFYMVGGIDEAVEKAKKLAEDA